The proteins below come from a single Xyrauchen texanus isolate HMW12.3.18 chromosome 3, RBS_HiC_50CHRs, whole genome shotgun sequence genomic window:
- the LOC127625062 gene encoding uncharacterized protein LOC127625062 — protein sequence MRGHRRTESFTEIIEDILKCKPGGVEVMQHYKDTGNMSTSKRKEMINILVAHMTEQEGRIPLKATREMHALGIITLFPNLKDPEGKTGYEQYYDAQRGTGFIMNRLKTIQRNTSCKMPSRSNEKTCGPRMEENICITDQLTGDDCLEVISLLKHSTDRDIIFWKMKDTFQYRQEIVKNPKKSTSIFHIFPRFLDTKGPLDDTIISCLRSSTHPKT from the exons ATGAGAGGTCATCGCCGGACTGAGAGTTTTACTGAG ATCATAGAAGACATCCTAAAGTGCAAACCTGGTGGTGTGGAAGTGATGCAGCACTATAAAGACACTGGTAATATGTCAACATCCAAAAGAAAGGAGATGATTAATATATTGGTTGCACACATGACTGAACAAGAAGG AAGGATACCACTTAAGGCCACAAGAGAGATGCATGCCCTTGGCATCATTACTCTTTTTCCAAACCTAAAAGATCCTGAAGGGAAGACAGGCTAT GAACAATACTATGACGCACAGAGAGGCACAGGTTTTATTATGAATCGCCTAAAGACGATTCAGAGAAACACTAGTTGTAAAATGCCCTCTCGATCAAATGAGAAAACTTGTGGTCCTAGAATGGAGGAAAATATCTGCATTACAGATCAGCTAACAGGCGATGATTGCCTGGAAGTGATCTCACTGCTTAAACACAGCACTGATCGTGATATCATCTTCTGGAAGATGAAAGATACGTTTCAGTACCGTCAGGAGATTGTAAAGAACCCAAAGAAGTCCACATCCATCTTTCACATTTTTCCTCGTTTCCTGGACACCAAAGGTCCCCTTGATGACACCATCATCAGCTGTTTAAGGAGCTCTACCCATCCAAAAACTTGA